Proteins from one Terriglobus tenax genomic window:
- a CDS encoding TIGR03435 family protein, with protein MHAAHAQENPSEPLKKMAATADPDFEVATIKPSDPADHNQGFRLKGRRLQIEANNMTGIICFAYSIQKSQVINAPKWFDEQRWDIEGVPDVEGAPSWRQYRGMLKKLLSSRFGIQMHQDKRELSVYTLTLAKDGPKFKKSTSDPDAPSDQSGHGIGSQQYMKFTNASMTDFAQTMQLMVDKPVVDQTSLSGRFDFELLWTPDMLRPTEPNPAPALFTAVQEQLGLKLQATRTQTDVLVIDTATPPTQN; from the coding sequence ATGCACGCAGCTCACGCGCAGGAAAACCCATCCGAGCCGCTGAAGAAGATGGCCGCCACCGCCGACCCTGACTTCGAGGTCGCCACCATCAAGCCCTCCGACCCCGCCGACCACAACCAGGGCTTCCGGCTGAAGGGCCGTCGGCTGCAGATAGAAGCCAATAACATGACCGGCATTATCTGCTTCGCCTACTCCATCCAGAAGAGCCAGGTCATCAACGCCCCCAAATGGTTCGACGAACAGCGCTGGGACATCGAAGGCGTCCCCGACGTGGAAGGTGCACCCAGCTGGCGTCAGTACCGCGGCATGCTGAAGAAGCTGCTCTCCAGCCGCTTCGGTATCCAGATGCACCAGGACAAACGCGAGCTCTCCGTCTACACCCTCACCCTTGCGAAGGACGGACCGAAGTTCAAGAAGAGCACCAGCGACCCCGACGCGCCCAGTGACCAGTCCGGCCACGGCATCGGCTCACAGCAGTATATGAAATTCACCAACGCCAGCATGACGGACTTCGCCCAGACCATGCAGCTGATGGTCGACAAACCTGTAGTCGACCAGACCAGCCTCTCAGGCCGCTTTGACTTTGAGCTGTTGTGGACGCCGGACATGCTCCGCCCCACGGAACCGAACCCGGCTCCGGCTCTCTTTACCGCGGTGCAGGAACAACTGGGGCTGAAACTGCAGGCGACTCGCACGCAGACCGATGTGCTGGTCATTGACACCGCAACCCCACCAACACAGAACTAA
- a CDS encoding DUF4272 domain-containing protein: MSHLNAAFAGLFLESVLFGLIIGGLTGLLVLLGRFFLRRTSHSPRAMLALSLGIGVALIQYPWDFTIRKAFPKFADLSLGGYLIAATVFCAAVLLRDILSQSNDAHVPYFSQGTPNAGAVMKRAIILKAIYAAGLVVPPMDVLQEMMAQWSAEESEQFKKDIGEFTQPIVEQLKSSDLWRDVEAGERAFLQGGLSSENDQARIDASWLAESIACLLWALQMIPSLPPYDQETGSDLVQEFKAASIQEAVNRAQLRPKDEIEKQRNLAELWHWRARTRRLQEEGKLDGQYSGLTIAQIIAMTASKAADKGDIGQPINGDFPALGKSYGELTSDEFAVMTSIAQERHKAFNWLCGRSKSGLWADTPTDT; this comes from the coding sequence ATGAGCCATTTGAATGCCGCCTTCGCTGGCCTGTTCCTTGAGAGCGTCCTGTTCGGTCTCATTATTGGCGGACTAACCGGGCTTCTTGTTTTGCTGGGAAGGTTTTTTCTCCGCCGAACCAGCCATTCTCCTCGCGCAATGCTGGCGCTTTCTCTCGGCATTGGGGTTGCCTTGATTCAGTATCCATGGGATTTCACCATAAGAAAGGCCTTCCCAAAATTCGCGGATTTGTCACTTGGGGGTTATCTCATCGCTGCAACTGTTTTCTGTGCAGCAGTTCTACTTCGTGACATTCTTTCGCAGTCAAATGACGCTCATGTGCCCTACTTCTCACAAGGAACTCCAAACGCAGGCGCGGTGATGAAGCGTGCCATTATTCTGAAGGCCATTTATGCCGCAGGTCTCGTCGTTCCTCCGATGGATGTTCTGCAGGAGATGATGGCGCAATGGAGTGCTGAAGAGAGCGAGCAGTTCAAGAAAGATATCGGCGAATTCACGCAGCCCATTGTCGAACAGCTCAAAAGCTCAGACCTGTGGCGTGATGTGGAAGCAGGCGAGAGAGCGTTTCTGCAGGGCGGCCTTTCATCAGAGAACGATCAGGCACGGATTGACGCAAGCTGGCTGGCCGAATCGATTGCATGCCTGCTGTGGGCGCTGCAGATGATTCCATCGTTACCGCCCTATGATCAGGAGACCGGCAGCGATCTTGTACAGGAGTTCAAAGCAGCCTCGATTCAAGAGGCCGTCAATCGTGCGCAACTCCGCCCCAAAGACGAGATCGAGAAGCAGAGAAATCTTGCTGAATTATGGCACTGGCGGGCGCGGACTCGGCGTCTTCAGGAAGAAGGAAAGCTTGACGGTCAGTACAGTGGTCTCACGATTGCGCAGATCATCGCAATGACGGCATCGAAAGCTGCGGATAAAGGCGATATTGGGCAGCCAATCAATGGAGACTTCCCTGCTTTAGGAAAGAGCTATGGTGAACTTACTTCGGATGAGTTCGCCGTAATGACCTCCATCGCACAGGAGCGGCACAAGGCTTTCAACTGGCTTTGTGGGCGCTCAAAGAGCGGGTTGTGGGCGGATACGCCGACAGATACATAG